DNA from Methanomicrobium sp. W14:
GGATTTGATCTGATTTCAGGTGAAAGGGAGGGAAAGTCCTTAAAATCCCTTTTATCCCATCCTGTCTACCGTGACGAGATAATAAACGGAAAAGCCATTGGAGGAATTCTTGCACTTGTCATAGCTTCAATAGCAGTATTTTTTTTGGCATATGCTATTCTTCTGATAGAGGGAATTGTTCCTGACTTTAACGGAACTGAACGTATTGTTGTTATGTTGCTCTTTACTATTCTTTACCTCATTGGAAATTTTTCCCTTGCTCTTATGGCTTCAGTCATTGCCAGAAACAGCAGTTCAGCACTGATAATCTCGATGCTGATACTTTTCGTACTTGCTTTTTTTCTTCCTTATGCGGGTGCAGATGCTGTCAGCTATGTTGTTTTGGGAGAAGAACCTGCAACTTTGTATTCTGAGGACGAATCCTCAATGTCATATGAAGAGATCGAGTGGCACGACAATCTGGTCAGTGAATATAAT
Protein-coding regions in this window:
- a CDS encoding ABC transporter permease subunit; translated protein: GFDLISGEREGKSLKSLLSHPVYRDEIINGKAIGGILALVIASIAVFFLAYAILLIEGIVPDFNGTERIVVMLLFTILYLIGNFSLALMASVIARNSSSALIISMLILFVLAFFLPYAGADAVSYVVLGEEPATLYSEDESSMSYEEIEWHDNLVSEYNKGMMFISDVLNLFSIQSDYSSVCFQLAKPEDYTSNSYEEDSSRVTGDIPIMNSLSSSLANIIFLLIYPFVFFGIAYVKFMRTDLR